A region of Pasteurellaceae bacterium Orientalotternb1 DNA encodes the following proteins:
- a CDS encoding ATP-dependent helicase, giving the protein MKIEQKIEHAFSESGTLSKNISGFRPRQAQLEMAQAVGRAIHFAESAVIEAGTGTGKTFAYLVPALLSGKKTIVSTGSKNLQDQLFNRDLPTIQKALKYSGKVALLKGRANYLCLERLDQLIAMGVLGDKSVLADLTKVRKWQTGTATGDLSECIAIAEDSPILPQLVSTTESCLGSDCPNYKECYVVQARRRAMDADVVVVNHHLFCADMAVKESGFGELIPEAELIIFDEAHQLPDIASQYFGQSLTSRQLFDICKDCNIVYRSELKDLAQLGKAADHLQKVVQDFRLLMGESSIRGNLRELLQNRKVVEGLNKLNETLDFLSEVVKKSLGRSETLDKIFERLAEVKVLLKKLSDTTVVGYCYWYETNGRSFGLHITPLTVADKFGDQIKNQKIGWVFTSATLEVGGKFDHFCQRLGIENAEQMVLQSPFDYAKQSLLCVPRYLPDSNKSHTLTALGQLLKPVIEANNGRCFLLCTSYFMMRGLADFLREHSSLSILLQGETSKSRLLEKFIAEPNSVLVATQSFWEGIDVRGDALSLVIIDKLPFASPDDPLLKARMEDCRLQGGEPFNDIQIPEAVITLKQGVGRLIRDVTDKGAVIICDSRLVMRNYGATFLKSLPPSARTRDLNKVVKFLRASG; this is encoded by the coding sequence ATGAAAATCGAACAAAAAATTGAACACGCCTTTAGCGAATCAGGCACATTAAGTAAAAATATCAGTGGCTTTCGCCCTCGCCAAGCACAGCTTGAAATGGCACAAGCGGTGGGGCGGGCGATTCATTTTGCGGAAAGTGCGGTGATTGAAGCGGGGACGGGGACGGGCAAGACCTTTGCTTATCTCGTGCCTGCGTTGCTGTCGGGTAAAAAAACCATTGTTTCCACAGGTTCGAAAAACTTGCAAGATCAGCTCTTTAACCGTGATTTGCCAACCATTCAAAAAGCGTTGAAATACAGTGGCAAAGTGGCGTTGCTCAAAGGTCGAGCGAATTACCTCTGCTTGGAGCGGTTGGATCAGCTGATCGCAATGGGCGTGTTGGGCGATAAATCGGTGCTTGCCGATCTCACCAAAGTGCGAAAATGGCAAACAGGGACAGCAACGGGCGATCTCAGCGAATGTATCGCCATTGCCGAAGACAGCCCGATTTTACCGCAGTTGGTCAGCACAACCGAAAGCTGTTTGGGCTCCGATTGCCCGAATTATAAGGAGTGCTATGTGGTGCAGGCACGTCGTAGAGCGATGGATGCGGACGTGGTAGTGGTGAATCATCACCTGTTTTGTGCCGATATGGCGGTCAAAGAGAGTGGCTTTGGTGAGCTGATCCCCGAAGCTGAGCTGATTATTTTTGACGAAGCCCATCAGCTGCCCGATATTGCCAGCCAATATTTCGGGCAATCACTGACTTCCCGACAGCTGTTCGATATTTGCAAAGATTGCAACATTGTTTACCGATCGGAATTAAAGGATCTCGCCCAGCTTGGCAAAGCAGCAGATCATCTACAAAAAGTGGTGCAAGATTTCCGCTTACTGATGGGTGAAAGTTCGATTCGGGGCAATTTGCGGGAGTTGCTGCAAAATCGCAAAGTGGTAGAAGGCTTAAATAAACTGAATGAAACTCTCGATTTTTTAAGCGAAGTGGTGAAAAAATCCCTCGGACGTTCCGAAACCTTGGACAAAATTTTCGAGCGTTTGGCGGAAGTCAAAGTGTTGCTGAAAAAATTAAGCGATACTACCGTGGTGGGTTACTGTTATTGGTATGAAACGAATGGGCGGTCTTTTGGCTTGCACATCACACCGCTGACGGTGGCGGATAAATTTGGCGATCAGATCAAAAATCAAAAAATCGGTTGGGTGTTTACCTCGGCAACGCTGGAAGTCGGCGGGAAATTTGACCACTTCTGCCAACGGCTTGGAATTGAAAATGCCGAACAAATGGTGCTGCAAAGCCCGTTTGATTATGCGAAACAATCTTTGCTGTGTGTACCACGTTATCTACCTGACAGTAATAAATCGCACACGCTCACGGCATTAGGGCAGCTGCTCAAACCCGTGATTGAAGCGAATAATGGTCGTTGCTTTTTGCTCTGCACGTCCTATTTTATGATGCGGGGCTTGGCGGATTTTCTGCGGGAACACAGCTCGCTTAGCATTCTGCTGCAAGGGGAAACGAGCAAAAGCCGCTTGTTAGAAAAATTTATTGCTGAACCAAATAGTGTGCTGGTTGCTACCCAAAGTTTCTGGGAAGGGATTGATGTGCGGGGCGATGCGTTGTCGTTAGTGATTATTGACAAATTGCCGTTCGCTTCGCCAGACGATCCGCTGCTTAAAGCCCGAATGGAAGATTGCCGTTTGCAAGGCGGTGAACCGTTTAACGATATTCAAATTCCTGAAGCAGTGATTACCCTTAAACAAGGGGTAGGGCGGTTGATTCGAGATGTGACGGACAAAGGGGCGGTGATTATTTGCGATTCCCGCTTGGTGATGCGAAATTACGGAGCGACTTTCCTAAAAAGCCTTCCGCCGTCTGCCCGCACACGAGATTTGAATAAAGTGGTGAAGTTTTTGCGAGCAAGCGGTTAG
- a CDS encoding CidB/LrgB family autolysis modulator, giving the protein MIYAYTLLTVVVFIAAWKLSKKLNSAILNPFILSLLLLVVILIGFNIPFEHYYQGNRVLNQLLGVSVVALAVPFYEQLPQLIKHWRKISIIVMISTLLTMLTGVGLAILFGASPQIVAAVLPKSVTTAIAISIANEIGGSSAISAVAVMVAGLTGSAFGLAILQKAKVHNTRAIGLSMGAVSHALGTARAMEYSIKAGSYASVSLVLCGVLSSLLAPWVFRLVLAMYY; this is encoded by the coding sequence ATGATCTATGCTTATACATTATTAACGGTGGTGGTGTTTATTGCAGCATGGAAATTGAGCAAAAAACTCAATTCTGCCATTTTAAATCCGTTTATTTTATCACTGCTGTTGCTGGTGGTGATTTTGATTGGGTTCAACATTCCGTTTGAACACTATTACCAAGGTAATCGTGTTTTAAATCAATTGCTTGGCGTATCTGTTGTTGCACTTGCTGTTCCATTTTATGAGCAATTACCGCAGTTAATTAAGCATTGGCGAAAAATAAGTATCATTGTGATGATTTCAACGCTTCTCACTATGTTGACAGGAGTTGGATTGGCTATTTTATTTGGGGCTAGTCCACAGATTGTGGCGGCGGTTTTGCCGAAATCGGTGACAACGGCGATTGCAATCTCAATAGCGAATGAAATTGGTGGCAGTTCGGCAATCAGTGCGGTAGCGGTGATGGTTGCTGGGCTAACAGGATCGGCATTCGGTTTGGCTATCTTACAGAAAGCCAAAGTGCATAACACCCGTGCGATTGGGCTAAGTATGGGAGCTGTTTCGCATGCGTTAGGCACGGCTCGTGCAATGGAATATAGTATTAAAGCGGGAAGTTATGCGTCTGTCTCTTTAGTGTTGTGTGGTGTGCTTTCTTCGCTGCTTGCCCCTTGGGTATTTCGTTTAGTGTTGGCAATGTACTATTAA
- a CDS encoding lipid ABC transporter permease/ATP-binding protein (involved in the transport of lipid A across the inner membrane) — MTKKSFSIDEMTQDQSTMQTFKRLWPMISPFKLGIIVAMVAMILNAAADAYLITMLKPLIDEGFGNNADRNFLKIMAFIVVGLIFARGMTSFVSSYCLAWVSGKVVMTMRQKVFKHLMFMPVTFFDQNSSGKLLSRITYDSEQIAGSSASALQSVVREGVYIIFLVATMFYYSWRLSLVLFLIGPLIAILIRVVSKRFRKLSRNMQESMGSMTESAEQMLRGHKVVLSFGGQQVEEERFNHTSNDMRRKGMKMMAATAISDPIIQVIASLALAVVLFVAGSPEIMGETLTAGEFAAVIGALMGILRPLKTLTNVNAQFQRGMAACQTLFTLFDLPTEKDEGTHQVERANGDIRFENVTFTYFGKEQPALKNISFDLPAGKTLALVGRSGSGKSTIANLITRFYEIDSGKITLDGVSISDYTLNNLREQCAIVSQQVHLFNDTIANNIAYAAKDKFTREQIIAAAKAAYAMEFIEKMPQGLETVIGENGVNLSGGQRQRLAIARALLRNSPVLVLDEATSALDTESERAIQAALDELQKDRTVLVIAHRLSTIEKADEILVVDHGEIIERGSHQALLEKDGAYKQLHSLQFGE; from the coding sequence ATGACTAAGAAATCATTCTCCATTGATGAGATGACACAAGATCAATCCACGATGCAGACATTCAAGCGTTTGTGGCCGATGATCTCCCCCTTTAAGTTAGGCATTATTGTGGCAATGGTTGCTATGATCTTAAATGCGGCTGCAGATGCTTATTTAATTACGATGTTAAAGCCGTTGATCGATGAAGGATTCGGCAATAATGCAGATCGCAATTTCTTAAAAATTATGGCATTTATTGTGGTAGGGCTGATTTTTGCTCGCGGAATGACCAGTTTTGTTTCAAGCTATTGCTTGGCGTGGGTATCGGGCAAAGTGGTGATGACTATGCGGCAGAAAGTGTTTAAGCACTTAATGTTCATGCCCGTCACTTTTTTTGACCAAAACTCATCAGGGAAACTGCTTTCTCGAATTACTTATGATTCAGAACAGATTGCGGGATCGTCTGCCAGTGCATTGCAAAGCGTGGTGCGAGAAGGGGTGTATATCATTTTCTTAGTGGCTACGATGTTCTATTACAGTTGGCGATTATCCCTCGTGTTGTTTTTGATCGGTCCATTAATTGCAATTTTGATTCGAGTAGTGTCAAAACGCTTCCGTAAGTTGAGCCGCAATATGCAAGAATCCATGGGAAGTATGACGGAAAGTGCCGAACAAATGTTGCGTGGTCATAAAGTGGTGTTGTCCTTTGGTGGTCAGCAAGTGGAAGAAGAACGTTTCAACCATACCAGCAATGATATGCGTCGCAAAGGAATGAAAATGATGGCTGCCACAGCCATTTCTGATCCGATTATTCAGGTGATTGCATCTTTGGCATTAGCGGTAGTGCTATTTGTTGCAGGTTCGCCAGAAATTATGGGCGAAACGTTGACCGCTGGTGAGTTTGCCGCTGTTATTGGGGCATTGATGGGGATTTTACGTCCACTAAAAACACTCACGAATGTGAATGCACAATTTCAACGTGGAATGGCGGCTTGTCAAACGTTGTTTACTTTATTTGATTTACCAACAGAAAAAGATGAAGGAACCCACCAAGTTGAACGAGCCAACGGCGATATTCGTTTTGAGAATGTCACATTCACCTATTTTGGTAAAGAGCAACCAGCGTTGAAAAATATCTCGTTTGATCTTCCTGCAGGCAAAACATTAGCCTTAGTTGGACGCTCTGGCTCGGGAAAATCGACCATTGCGAATTTGATTACCCGTTTTTATGAGATTGATTCGGGCAAAATTACCCTTGATGGCGTGTCGATCAGCGATTACACACTCAATAATTTACGTGAACAGTGTGCGATTGTTTCTCAGCAAGTTCATCTATTCAACGATACGATTGCAAACAATATTGCTTATGCGGCAAAAGACAAATTCACTCGAGAGCAGATTATTGCCGCTGCCAAAGCCGCTTATGCGATGGAGTTCATCGAAAAAATGCCACAGGGATTAGAAACGGTGATCGGTGAAAATGGCGTGAATTTATCTGGCGGACAACGTCAGCGTCTAGCCATTGCCCGTGCATTGTTACGCAATTCTCCTGTATTAGTGCTAGATGAGGCAACCTCTGCATTGGATACTGAATCCGAGCGAGCGATTCAAGCAGCACTCGATGAGCTGCAAAAAGACCGTACTGTTTTGGTGATCGCTCACCGACTATCGACCATTGAAAAAGCCGATGAAATTTTGGTTGTTGATCATGGTGAAATTATTGAAAGAGGCTCTCACCAAGCGTTGTTGGAAAAAGATGGGGCTTATAAACAGCTACACAGTTTGCAGTTTGGTGAATAG
- a CDS encoding murein hydrolase transporter LrgA: MLIKVLRFIVALALLFLMLYLGKFLNQLLPIGIPESIWGLLILFSLLLMNIIKLQWVSPASRPILRYMTLFFLPICSGIIEQTDILHQHLNALILANFLSAILSLVLIGYLAQWLFRQEQKQEQIDE; the protein is encoded by the coding sequence ATGTTAATCAAAGTATTACGTTTTATTGTTGCTCTCGCATTGCTGTTTTTGATGCTTTATTTAGGCAAGTTTCTTAATCAATTATTACCGATTGGAATTCCTGAAAGTATTTGGGGGTTGTTGATTTTATTTAGCTTATTACTGATGAATATCATCAAATTACAATGGGTTTCCCCCGCATCTCGCCCGATTTTACGTTATATGACACTTTTCTTTTTACCGATTTGCTCTGGCATTATTGAGCAAACGGACATTCTTCATCAGCATCTCAACGCCTTGATTTTGGCTAACTTTTTGAGTGCAATATTATCATTGGTGCTGATTGGCTATCTTGCTCAGTGGTTATTTCGCCAAGAACAAAAACAGGAACAGATTGATGAATAA